Proteins from a single region of Oreochromis niloticus isolate F11D_XX linkage group LG7, O_niloticus_UMD_NMBU, whole genome shotgun sequence:
- the lepa gene encoding leptin a isoform X1: MDYGLVLLFSLFQALSMGTAAPLPVEVVTMKSKVKWMAEQLVVRLDKDVQVPVNWTLNPPADDLDGTSSIETVLNGYNSLIPDTFKGVSQIKYDISSLTGYIHLWRQGHCSEQRPKPEVPGPLQELQSHKEFIQTVGIEALMRVKEFLNLLLKNLDQLETC, from the exons ATGGACTACGGTCTGGTGCTCCTATTTTCTCTGTTTCAAGCTTTAAGCATGGGCACAGCAGCTCCTTTGCCAGTGGAAGTAGTGACGATGAAATCAAAAGTGAAGTGGATGGCTGAACAGCTGGTGGTTAGGCTGGACAAAGACGTACAG GTCCCAGTTAACTGGACTCTCAACCCACCTGCTGATGATTTGGATGGAACTTCCTCCATAGAGACGGTCTTGAACGGTTACAACAGCCTGATCCCGGACACCTTTAAAGGGGTCTCCCAGATCAAGTACGACATCTCTTCACTGACAGGCTACATTCATCTGTGGAGGCAGGGGCACTGCAGCGAACAGCGACCAAAGCCTGAAGTACCAGGGCCACTGCAAGAGCTACAGAGCCACAAAGAATTCATTCAAACCGTGGGCATCGAGGCTCTCATGAGAGTGAAGGAGTTTCTAAATCTGCTGCTGAAGAACCTGGATCAGCTGGAGACTTGCTGA
- the rbm28 gene encoding RNA-binding protein 28: protein MAAHTIFVGSLPDSASNERLEEIFSEIGPVKKCFVVRDKETEKCRGFGFVTYSMEEDAQRALKEIKEYDGQKLSLTVAKSKIKDKNKKAPTEAGTAPKENQQKGSKKKLLKARLIIRNLSFKCTEDHLKEVFAKFGTVVEVKIPLKPDGKMRGFAFVLFKKVPEASKALNAMNLKEIKGRPVAIDWAVPKDKFVTTQQSSNSASTNPEEANANTDSDTDDEDEKKKKAPPEKKNVSSKSAVKHTEEFESGNEDGSEQSSEVSDSDDEKDEEEQEDDDDREEEEEEEEDDDDDDDGDSLDSDHDDGSMDEEDDEEDEEDKLAQKKTSKKQLPSDVKEGRTVFIRNLSFDTEEEDLEEVLLQFGELNYIKIVLHPDTEHSKGCAFAQFKTKEAADKCIAAAQDEAEDSGIRIHGRKLMIVAAVSREDAVKLKVDKKKVETGTRNLYLAREGLIRPGTKAAEGVPETDMVKRTRFEEIKRAKLRDINVFVSKTRLCVHNLPKSVDSKKLKSLCLQAVKGVKGVRITECRVIYDKKPEKGQVMGQSLGYGFVQFQDHEHALATLRYLNNNPNIFGSQKRPIVEFSLEDLRKLKIKEMRQQKSKEFLKNQANKGGVKPKSQTAGDGKGPGKGGNKAQSSLKKTAEEKSIPEGQKQDLHFSGFQTTPEVEHVDLQNGKKRKKVLPLPSHQGPKIRSRDKRKQQKAPPPKKAKPGSTRKERPKRQIEKPTQPRNQKVKIDKKQFKQKHGDRFESLVEQYKKKLMGNSDTSIKRSKWFNS, encoded by the exons ATGGCGGCGCACACCATATTTGTTGGTTCTCTACCAGATTCAGCTTCTAATGAGCGACTCGAAGAAATATTCTCAGAAATTGGTCCGGTAAAGAAATGCTTCGTGGTCAGAGATAAAG AGACTGAAAAATGTCGGGGGTTTGGTTTTGTCACATATTCCATGGAGGAAGATGCACAACGAGCcttaaaagaaattaaagaatACGACGGGCAGAAGCTGTCCCTGACAGTGGCCAAGAGTAaaatcaaagacaaaaacaagaaag CACCTACAGAGGCAGGCACTGCTCCAAAGGAGAATCAGCAGAAAGGCTCCAAGAAAAAGCTACTGAAAGCAAGACTCATTATAAGGAATCTCAGCTTTAAG TGCACAGAGGATCATTTGAAAGAAGTATTTGCAAAGTTCGGGACAGTTGTTGAGGTCAAAATCCCCCTCAAACCTG ACGGGAAGATGCGTGGATTTGCATTTGTCCTTTTTAAAAAGGTGCCGGAGGCGTCAAAAGCGCTTAATGCTATGAACCTGAAGGAGATAAAAG GCCGACCAGTAGCAATTGACTGGGCTGTACCAAAGGACAAGTTTGTTACTACACAGCAGTCCTCAAATTCAG CCAGTACAAATCCAGAAGAAGCAAATGCTAACACTGACAGCGACACtgatgatgaggatgaaaaaaagaagaaagctcCACCTGAGAAGAAAAA TGTCAGTTCAAAATCAGCTGTGAAGCATACGGAGGAATTTGAATCAGGTAATGAAGATGGGAGTGAACAAAGCAGTGAAGTGAGTGATTCTGATGATGAAAAAGAtgaggaggaacaggaggatgatgatgatagggaagaggaggaggaggaggaggaggatgatgatgatgatgatgatggagatAGCCTTGATTCAGATCATGATGATGGCAGTAtggatgaagaggatgatgaagaggatgaagaagaTAAATTAG CTCAGAAAAAGACCTCGAAAAAACAGCTTCCTTCAGATGTGAAAGAGGGCAGAACGGTTTTCATCAG GAACCTGTCATTTGACACGGAGGAAGAAGACTTAGAGGAAGTTCTCCTTCAGTTTGGAGAACTTAATTACATAAAGATTGTTCTCCACCCAGATACAGAACATTCAAAAG GTTGTGCCTTTGCTCAGTTTAAGACTAAAGAGGCTGCAGATAAATGCATAGCTGCAGCACAGGATGAGGCAGAG GATAGTGGTATCCGTATACATGGCAGAAAGCTGATGATTGTTGCAGCAGTGAGCAGAGAAGATGCCGTGAAGCTGAAAGTCGATAAAAAGAAGGTCGAAACAGGCACGAGGAACCTGTACCTGGCCAGAGAGGGAT TGATTCGTCCAGGAACCAAAGCTGCTGAGGGTGTACCTGAGACAGACATGGTCAAAAGAACCAGA ttTGAAGAAATAAAGAGGGCCAAGCTTCGggacataaatgtgtttgtgtcaaAGACTCGCCTGTGTGTGCACAACCTGCCGAAGTCAGTGGACAGCAAAAAACTCAAATCACTCTGCCTTCAAGCTGTGAAAGGAGTAAAGGGAGTTCGCATCACAGAG TGCCGAGTCATCTACGACAAGAAGCCCGAGAAGGGTCAAGTGATGGGACAATCGTTAGGCTATGGCTTTGTTCAGTTCCAGGATCATGAACATGCTCTCGCCACGCTTCGCTACCTTAACAACAACCCTAACATCTTTGGCTCACAAAAG AGACCTATTGTTGAGTTCTCCCTGGAGGATTTaagaaaactcaaaataaaagaaatgcgTCAACAGAAAAGCAAG gagtttttaaaaaatcaggcCAACAAAGGAGGAGTGAAACCCAAGTCCCAAACAGCTGGAGATGGAAAAGGACCAGGGAAAGGTGGGAATAAAGCACAATCCTCACTGAAGAAAACGGCAGaggaaaaaa GTATTCCTGAAGGCCAGAAACAAGACCTACACTTTTCAGGCTTCCAGACCACACCTGAGGTTGAACACGTAGATTTGCAGAATGGGAAGAAACGAAAGAAAGTGCTGCCTTTGCCTTCCCATCAGGGACCAAAGATCAG ATCACGTGACAAGAGAAAGCAGCAGAAAGCCCCCCCGCCTAAGAAAGCCAAGCCTGGATCGACCAGGAAGGAGCGACCAAAGCGACAGATTGAGAAGCCCACACAGCCCAGAAACCAG AAGGTTAAAATTGATAAGAAGCAGTTCAAGCAAAAGCATGGAGACCGCTTTGAGAGCCTGGTGGAGCAGTACAAGAAGAAACTGATGGGCAACAGTGACACCAGCATCAAAAGAAGTAAATGGTTCAATagttaa